A stretch of Rhizobium sp. TH2 DNA encodes these proteins:
- a CDS encoding biotin--[acetyl-CoA-carboxylase] ligase: protein MANSAGAHAPETFRHIALDDVTSTNTVCFEHARAGDPGKLWITGRRQLGGRGRRGRVWVSEPGNLYASLLLIDPAPQAELASLPLVVALALYRAIVSEMPYGGDRVAIKWPNDILVDRRKVSGILIEAETLADGRSAVVIGCGVNIAHKPDNPLYPAISLSEAGVSTSPDTLFAHLMIELAGALDVWDRGEGVSEIVSQWKALVHGIGQPITVNLPDRSISGIFAGIDKDGLLALRLDSGDTMRIASGDVFFSRNDGSH, encoded by the coding sequence ATGGCGAATTCCGCGGGCGCACACGCGCCGGAGACGTTCCGGCACATTGCCCTCGATGACGTCACATCCACCAATACGGTGTGTTTCGAACATGCCCGCGCCGGGGATCCGGGCAAGCTCTGGATCACCGGGCGGCGGCAACTCGGCGGTCGTGGCCGCCGTGGCCGCGTCTGGGTGTCCGAGCCCGGCAATCTTTATGCCTCGCTGCTGCTGATCGACCCCGCGCCGCAGGCCGAGCTGGCATCGCTGCCGCTCGTCGTGGCGCTGGCGCTCTATCGCGCGATCGTTTCGGAGATGCCTTATGGCGGGGACCGGGTGGCAATCAAATGGCCGAACGACATCCTGGTCGATCGCCGAAAGGTATCCGGCATCCTCATCGAGGCCGAGACTCTTGCGGACGGCAGGAGCGCCGTGGTTATCGGCTGCGGCGTTAATATCGCCCACAAGCCCGACAATCCGCTCTATCCGGCGATCTCGCTTTCCGAGGCCGGCGTCTCGACCTCTCCAGACACGCTTTTCGCCCATCTGATGATAGAACTCGCTGGTGCGCTCGACGTCTGGGATCGTGGGGAGGGCGTTTCGGAGATCGTTTCGCAGTGGAAAGCGCTCGTCCATGGCATCGGCCAGCCGATCACGGTCAATTTGCCAGACAGGTCGATTTCCGGCATATTTGCCGGCATCGACAAGGACGGATTGCTCGCGCTCCGGCTCGATTCCGGCGACACAATGCGCATTGCCTCGGGCGATGTCTTTTTTTCTCGAAATGATGGATCACATTGA